The Pseudomonadota bacterium genomic sequence AAAAGTTAATGATATCTCGTTACGCTTATGCGAACTGGTTCCATAGTTTAACACCTATGGGTAAGGAGGTGTCTTAATATTTTTAAATCTTGTGTATGAACTTAACCCTTTATATGATTATCAAACCTTGAAATATGAACTAACTTGACAAATTGATATTGTATTTCGCGTAACAGTTTAGTCCCCACATTTTGCACGATTATTCATGGCTTCAGCTTGAATTATTGTACAGTGCAGCCTGAGCTGTCGGAGTGTCGGCTGTGAGAAGTATTTGCAGGAATTGTCCTGGGTGAACACCTTGTCTTCTGGCGGTTTGTACTAGACTTGAAAGAATACTATGAGCTTTTAGGCCACTTTCTGATCGGGTTCCAAAACATATTTTGCGGAAGATAACCAGATGCCTTAGAGACTGTTCTGCATGATTGTTTTTAGGCGGTACACCGGGATACCGGAGGAAAGTAAAAAGGAACTTTTGTTCCGGGCCTGTCAGATAAGCCCTCAATGTTTCTGCGGGTTTGAACGAAAGCGGCCGTTTGCGGATGTTGGAAAGTTGTTTGATAAAGCGATTAGCGATGCCTTCCGCTGATTCCCAGGATATATCACCTGAGTTTAACTTCCTTGCTGTGTCGCAGGCTTTTTTGAAAAAGGCTATGACCCGATCACAAAACCGGTCTGTTGCTGTGTCTTTTTCGGCTTGCGGCAATAATACATGTTCTCGTTTGACTTCTTTGGCTTTTGTTATTATATGCGCCAGACAGGACTGCCACTGACTTCCAATACCATTATAGGCAGCATACCGGTCACGAACCAGGATGCCCTCAAAGTGTTCTCCGAAAATTGCTCTTGCCACGCTACCTGACCGATGTCTGTTTATGTGAAAATAAGCAAGTTTTTCATTTCCGGCAAACCATACATAATGCCCTATACCGTCATTTCGCCAGGAGGTTTCATCAGCATGAACCACATCGGATACTCTGATTTTCTCAAGTAAATCTTCATGAATAGACGCTCCGCAAGCAGATGCTTTTCTGTCGAATCCAACAGCAGAGGCAGGAACAAATTTTAACCCAAATATATCACGAAATAACTCGGTCGTTTTTCTATAAGGGATACCTATTCGGTATCGCAAATAAAGTGCTACAGATTTTGCAACCGGACCGATAGGAGCATTTGAAATTTCATCTTCACCGGCACAACAGGACGATTGCACCTTGTACAGAAAGCTTGCCCATGCAGAAAACGAGTAACCACAGTTCGTGGGTTAATGACAATGTCTTCCTGTATATGTTCGCGCAACTCCTTTAAAGGAGTCAGATGTTTCTTCCGGCAATAAGGGCATGTCGTTGGAGCAGGCACAAAAACGCTTTTGTCAATGCGCTTCGGTTTGGACCTCGCCCATCCGGGATGGCCCACCGGCGCACCGCGTTTTTTCTTTTTTTGTTGGTTGGAAGACGAGCCTATATCCTCTGAAATACTATCGTCTTTTTTCTTATTTGCTTTAAATTGCTTCTGATGCAACATTTTTAATTTTGCCTTAAGCTCCGAATTCTCCCCTTCCAGAAAGCGTATCCGTTTATCTCTGTTTGCTAAGCTATCATAAAATTTATCGATTATCCGCAGATGCTCACTGTAAACATCTTTGCCTCTTCGGTACTCACCCAGAATCCACTTGGTTGACAGCCAGTCCAGGTGAGGGCATGAGTCCTTATGAGGGCATTTAAAATCACGCGGCTGATAAAACATGCTACTCGTTTTCAAGTTTAAGCAGTTCCCAGTTGACTTTAGACAAAGCCTGCATAAGCTTCCAGAGCATTTTATAACGGCTGCTCATCTCCAATGCTTTTGGAGCAATGATTTTTCGGACATAAAGTGTTACGGTTTTCCCTTCAACTTTGGTTGTGAGGTTATGCCCAGTCATAGACGGCGACTTTGCGACTGTCCCAATAAGAAAGGAATCGAGCATTGCACAAATGTCTTCCTTGAGTCTGGTTTGTTTTTTTTTCAGAATATCCGTACGTTTCATATTTGTCTCCTTAAATGAGTATTAATACTCCTGTAATTTACATAAAAAAAGGCCCGCTTGTCAAGAGAAAAGCAAACCAAACTAAAAATAATGCTAAAATAGTTACCGAAAGAACTAAACTGTTACGATGTATTTTTACGCGGGGAAATCCCTCGCGGAGAAATCCCGAATATCATCGGAATGCCTGAACGTTCAGCACGCAGGGTCGTCAGTAATTTACTGGTAAAAGGATATTTGGTTTCCGATTCGGAAAAAGGGCCTGTAATGCTCGGTTTTCCAGCATCCGTGGTGGGATATTATTTCCCTCGCCTTTATCCTGAAGGAGTTGAATCCAATCTTGATTAACCCATGTACTACTTCTTATTTACTGCAAATCCGGCATCCAAGCAGGCATTGCGGGCACAACAAATGCAGCGAATCGCAAAACCCTGCATTATATGTGCTTGTCCCGCATCCTTCACAAACTAACGGATCAATCGATTTGCTTGAAGGGTTATATATCATGGCAAGTTTTTTTGTTTTCCGGCCGATGGCTGCATTGTAGCTAATCTTAACGGATGGAGAATTAATGATCATGGCTCCGCATAATACAAGCCGTATCTTGATGCTGTATTTTTTAAAAAGGTCATCTTTTTTTTTCTCAAGCTCAAGAGGAATTAATAGTATCTTTTCCTGGCGATCCGATTTTAACTGATCTGAAATACCCGGCCTTTTCAAGCTGTTTTCCATTTCCCGCTTTAGCCCGGTATAGTATTCATCTAAATTATCAACATCCCGTTTAAACCGTCTGTTCATGTTGCTCTGAAACATTTTAATTTCATCGGCAAGAACAATAGGAACATTATTTTCGACCGCCTGAATCAACCTTTCAATTACGGTTTTTTCAATAACACTTTTCCTGTTCCCTGATTCATATTTTTTTTCGGTATAATAAAGAGCGTCTTCTATTCCTGCAACACAAGCTCCGGTTTCAAGATTAAAGCACAAAGACACCATGCCTTCTTTCTGTTCATCGCTTTGAGCTATATACCGACATGGAAGAACAATATACCGGGTTAATGTTTCAGCATGGTTTTCAACCGTACCTGAAGCGCCGTTAAACGAAAATATATCCGTTATCAGCTTGTCAAATCCCTGGCTTTTTATATAATTAAAATGCAGTGAGCATTCCACCACCGGAATGGTATCACAAACATGGTTTAATATTTTATCAAGAAACGCTGAACCGTATGCAACGGAAAAATCCCCCTGGGCATCTTCTCCGGTTTGAACTTTAAAATGATCGGGAGTATTTAGTTGCTCCGCCAATGCTTCAGGAAGCAGTACTTCCATCTGATCTGCATGACTTTCCGTTGCTACACCATAAATCCGAAAAAATTTTTTGGAAAAATCTGTGAGCGTTTGGTCAGAGTTAGAGTTCATAATTTTCTCCAAAAAGATTCTTGTCTAGTTCTCTGGTTTTTTCATGTTGTGTTTTTAAACGCTTCAAATGCGAACCAAAACCGGCAAATTCTTTTTCCCGTTCAGCCTGAGATGGTGCATTAACCCAGATATTATATACAATATCCTCGAATTCGGATTCTCCGTGGATACGGCCGATTATCATATCAATCTCACCGATAACCATTTCGAACATATTAATTTTACGGTCAAGGATCTCAAGTATATGATCCTCAATACTCCCGGCATTACACAGATTATAAATCATTACCTGTTTGTCCTGACCTATCCTGTGAATTCTTCCTATACGCTGCTCGATTTTCATAGGATTCCACGGCAGGTCGTAATTAACCATCTGACAACAAAATTGGAGATTTCGGCCTTCTCCGCCAATCTCGGTAGTGATCAGAACATCCTTTTGTTCACGAAAAATACGGATTTGTTCATCTTTTGTAACATTGTCCATACTGCCGTGAAAAAGGACATGCGGAATATCGTACCAGGTTAAAAATTCGGAAACCTGCTCAAGTGAACCAATATATTTTACAAAAACTATAATTTTACCTTTTTGTTTCTGTATCAGTTTGAGAAGTGTTTTGTTTTTTCCCGTTTCTCCCATAATTGTGCGGCACAGATTGACTATTCTTCTTATTTCATCCTGATTCTCATCCGGCAGGTCTTTTTTGGCAAGAATCCGGTTCAGAGTGATTTCCAGTGCCCGCGGCGATGATCCTGCTTCAGCAAGCAGATTTTTCAGTAAAAGCCTGGCTCCGGCACCTTTTGTCCGGTTGATGGCATCAACCAGACAAACTACGCGTTCATACAACTCGTTTTCACTTTGCCCCGGTTCAACACGAATTGTTTGTGCAAATCTGGGTGGAATATCAATCTTAGCCAAAGCCCTGGTATTGCGGATCATCACCTGACCGAGAAGTTCTCTTAACTGCCTTTTGTTTTGAGGGCTGGCCGGATCTCCTTTTGTCATGAATTCTTTTCGAAATTCCGTTTGTGTCTTTAACTGGCCTGGTTTTAACAAAGTAATCAGGTTGTATAACTCCATAAGGTTGTTTTCAACCGGAGTCGCAGTTAAAAGCAGCAAGAACCTTTTTTTAAGGGCATTGACCAGTTTCCAGTTAAGCGTGCTGCGGTTCTTTAAGTGATGCGCTTCATCAACAATTACAATATCATATTCTCTTTCTGTTACATGTTTGAAATTTTTTGGTGATTTGGCATGGTTGATGGACGCCAGAATAAACGGCCTATCCCAAAAATCATCACTGTTCTTAAACTCGGGGTCATCAGTAGACGTAACATCTATCCCGAATTTCACTTTCAATTCTTCCCGCCACTGGCTGACAAGAGGTGTAGGGGTCAGGATCAATGCGTTTTTTACCATTCCCCGCTGTATATACTCCTTAAGCACAATTCCGGCTTCTATTGTTTTACCAAGGCCTACCTCATCAGACAAAAGCGCACGCCCTCTGAAGGTCTTTAAAACTTTTCTGGCTGTTTCCTCCTGATACCAAAATGATTTTATATTTTTTAAGGAAGAAAGGCAGATTAAATTTTCAAAAGAATCCATAAAATGGAGCCGGTGTGCTTCCAGGATCAAATTGTAAAGATCAACAGCAGCCGTAGTCCGGTTTTCTGCAAGACTTTTTGTGAAAGATAAAGTGTCAATCGAAAATGTCACCGGGATATCCGGCAAGTCCTGTTTTTGGGGTTTTGCAGGTTTTGCCGGAGGCTTCCTGTCGGAGTCAGCAGCCGGTTCGGGGTTTTCCTGTTTTATTATTGGCTTCCTTACGATTTGAATCTTTTTGGACTTGTTTTTCTGTTCAAGCATGTACAGGCAGTATTGCCTGGAATCGGCTATTCGGGATTTAATCTTATTTTTTTTCTGAATATGTATTTCCGGTAAACGGACAAGAAGTACTTCCAGAATATTTATGGCATCCTCAAACCGTTTTTCTTTAACAAGGGTATCGGCATAAAGCGGCAGGAATTCATTCTCCAGTTTGTTTATGCGGTACAATTTATCCAATCCGATCAGCAAAACATCATTTCTTCCCATTTCACGCCCGATATAGATTAATTCTCTCAAGCAATCCTCATCAGCCGGACTTAGTTTAATCGCTTTTTGTAAATATATTAGAGCATTTTCGTAATCTTTGGATTGAATCGACCACATGGCTTCATCATAATAGAATTCCGATTTCAGGCCTTTATTTTCCGCATGCTTCGCTTTACGCTTGTTTAGCTTTTTGGCCTTTTCCCTTGCTTTTCGTTTTTCTTCCTTTGTTTTCGCCATATTACAACACTCAAACCGATTATTAGTAAAACATCCTTGTTTAATAATACCTTTATGAATTATTGAAAGGTTGATATTAGAACAAAAAATTATATAATTTCAATGCTAAACTATATATAAAACCGGAGAAAATATATCATACAAAGGAGCTTTTTATGAACAGCATCTTTTCTGATCGGATTTCTGATGTCCCGCGTTCATTTATCCGCGAAATACTCAAGGTTGCACTTGATCCATCGGTAATTTCTTTTGCAGGCGGTCTTCCAAACAGAGAGCTTTTTCCCGTTGAGGAGATAAGAGAAGCAACAAATAAAGTATTTGGCATACACGGAAGAGATATTTTCCAGTACAGTAATTCGGAAGGTTATCAGCTCTAAGTTAATACAACAAAAACACGCACTATGCGGCTTAATTTCTCATGTGTAGATGAAGCAACTATTCGGATTGGGATCAGGAAACTGGGAAATACAATTAAGAAACTAACAATAAAATGATAAATATTTAACAAACCGATATTGTTCTTTGAAGCACACCGCTACAACCAACGGTAAATATTATGCTTAGCGGCGTGCTTCGTATCGACTTTAAAGACTTTCAATCAGTTTCATAATTTCCTATTACAAAACAATTGCCATATCCCCAAGCAAAACATCCGGAGGCACTGATTCACCACGGGCATTTATCTGTTCGAAGTAATCATGAAATCCGGTTTTGATTACTTCCTGTTCAAAAAATACTGCTTTTTGTTTATCGGGCATCTCCCATACTGCAATATACTTAAAATCGGCCTTGTATTCCGTGTCTTCGTCATTTATTGCAAAACTAATTAATTTCACACCGGATTCGGTTAACATCCCAATTACAGGCAAAAGGCTGTCTATGTAAGATTTGCGCTCGTTATCCGAAAGTCCGACCCATGCCGGTTTTGGCTTCCATAATTCTACGTAAATATGCATTTGCGTAGCTCCTTATCTGTTTTAATTGTGTTTTAAGTATTGAGCCAGTTTCAAAACACCACGTTTTGAGCTTGAACAAACTGAAACGTTTTTAAATTGGCTCTATTGGCAAATAATATATCATATGCTTGATAAAACTTTATAAACTTTCTCATGGTATGGGACACTAAGTCCATACTCTTTGGCACAATTTATTATGTATCCTGTGAATATATCAAGCTCCGTTTTTTTCTTTCTTTCAAAATCCATTTGCAGTGAAGATTTAGTTTCATATGGAAACAATGATACCTTATCAATTGACTTTTTGCAAATATCATCGGGAAGAAAAATCTTTTGATATTTTGAAACATTTTCAACTTCTTTTAATAGCCCTATTAAGATGCTTTTGCTTTGTTCATCCTCCATAATTTCGCCGAATGTCTTTTTGCAATAAGAAGTAGCACTTGCAAGAGGAGAAACAAACATATATTTTTCCCATATAACTTTCTTTATGTCTTTGCGGTATTCGGCCTTTATACCTGCATCTATTAGTAACTGCTCAATTTCCAAATATTCTTTACTTGTACTTTCATCTCCAAAATAAAATTGACATGATCCGCCCGATTGCCGGACAACACCGGCTTTTTCAATTGATGCACCGATATATACGCAGCCGTCTAATATCCGAGTATCAGGAAGCACAGCCTTTAAACGTTGTGAGTTATTCACACCGTTTAATATGGTAATCGCCACCGTGTTTTTATTCACACAATTTTTAAATAATTTTGCACTTTCTTCAAGATCATAGCTTTTCACACAAAATATTATTAAATCAAACAAACCGCAACTTTCCGGATCACTGCTTGCTTTGTAAGGTCTTGCAACAAAAGTACTCTCATCTGCAATTACTTTTAAGCCGTTTTTCAGAATTTCTTCCAGATGTTTTCCGCGGGCTATAAATACTGTTTTCATATCTTTTTTGTTTTCACAATACTTTGCCAGTTTCCCGCCAAAATATCCGCCCACACCACCGATTCCCATTATTGCGATATTCATTTTAATTCATGTAACCTCTTTAAAGAGATTTACCGACACTGATTCAATAAACTCGCCTGCTGTTTCCTTAAAACTCAGCAAATATGGTTGTTGGCTGTGAAAATCAAAAGATTTTCTATCAGCAAATTTTTCTATCATTGTAAACAAGTTTGGATTTTCAAGCCCTTCGTAAAGAACATAACTTATGCAACCTTCTTCTTTTCTGGTCGGTTCAATCAGGGCACTTAATGCATTTTTTAATTTTTCTGCACAACCTTCTTTAGCAATAAATGTTGCAACACAGGTAATATGTTCTTTCATTTCGTTACCTTCCTTTTTTTCTAAAGCCTATGGTT encodes the following:
- a CDS encoding IS66 family transposase, producing MQSSCCAGEDEISNAPIGPVAKSVALYLRYRIGIPYRKTTELFRDIFGLKFVPASAVGFDRKASACGASIHEDLLEKIRVSDVVHADETSWRNDGIGHYVWFAGNEKLAYFHINRHRSGSVARAIFGEHFEGILVRDRYAAYNGIGSQWQSCLAHIITKAKEVKREHVLLPQAEKDTATDRFCDRVIAFFKKACDTARKLNSGDISWESAEGIANRFIKQLSNIRKRPLSFKPAETLRAYLTGPEQKFLFTFLRYPGVPPKNNHAEQSLRHLVIFRKICFGTRSESGLKAHSILSSLVQTARRQGVHPGQFLQILLTADTPTAQAALYNNSS
- a CDS encoding DEAD/DEAH box helicase, with the protein product MAKTKEEKRKAREKAKKLNKRKAKHAENKGLKSEFYYDEAMWSIQSKDYENALIYLQKAIKLSPADEDCLRELIYIGREMGRNDVLLIGLDKLYRINKLENEFLPLYADTLVKEKRFEDAINILEVLLVRLPEIHIQKKNKIKSRIADSRQYCLYMLEQKNKSKKIQIVRKPIIKQENPEPAADSDRKPPAKPAKPQKQDLPDIPVTFSIDTLSFTKSLAENRTTAAVDLYNLILEAHRLHFMDSFENLICLSSLKNIKSFWYQEETARKVLKTFRGRALLSDEVGLGKTIEAGIVLKEYIQRGMVKNALILTPTPLVSQWREELKVKFGIDVTSTDDPEFKNSDDFWDRPFILASINHAKSPKNFKHVTEREYDIVIVDEAHHLKNRSTLNWKLVNALKKRFLLLLTATPVENNLMELYNLITLLKPGQLKTQTEFRKEFMTKGDPASPQNKRQLRELLGQVMIRNTRALAKIDIPPRFAQTIRVEPGQSENELYERVVCLVDAINRTKGAGARLLLKNLLAEAGSSPRALEITLNRILAKKDLPDENQDEIRRIVNLCRTIMGETGKNKTLLKLIQKQKGKIIVFVKYIGSLEQVSEFLTWYDIPHVLFHGSMDNVTKDEQIRIFREQKDVLITTEIGGEGRNLQFCCQMVNYDLPWNPMKIEQRIGRIHRIGQDKQVMIYNLCNAGSIEDHILEILDRKINMFEMVIGEIDMIIGRIHGESEFEDIVYNIWVNAPSQAEREKEFAGFGSHLKRLKTQHEKTRELDKNLFGENYEL
- a CDS encoding 2-dehydropantoate 2-reductase, producing the protein MNIAIMGIGGVGGYFGGKLAKYCENKKDMKTVFIARGKHLEEILKNGLKVIADESTFVARPYKASSDPESCGLFDLIIFCVKSYDLEESAKLFKNCVNKNTVAITILNGVNNSQRLKAVLPDTRILDGCVYIGASIEKAGVVRQSGGSCQFYFGDESTSKEYLEIEQLLIDAGIKAEYRKDIKKVIWEKYMFVSPLASATSYCKKTFGEIMEDEQSKSILIGLLKEVENVSKYQKIFLPDDICKKSIDKVSLFPYETKSSLQMDFERKKKTELDIFTGYIINCAKEYGLSVPYHEKVYKVLSSI
- a CDS encoding antibiotic biosynthesis monooxygenase, giving the protein MKEHITCVATFIAKEGCAEKLKNALSALIEPTRKEEGCISYVLYEGLENPNLFTMIEKFADRKSFDFHSQQPYLLSFKETAGEFIESVSVNLFKEVT